One Capillibacterium thermochitinicola genomic region harbors:
- a CDS encoding carbohydrate binding domain-containing protein has product MKLRMMKKTCFPVLMFFLFMILILAGSSWAALPTCTVDWQDEKQEIEGFGGSGAFHQAANLWSYPERDRELILDLLFSQEKGIGLSIVRNIIGDGGDWGEEIDGPTPSIQPVEGVWNWSGDEDQIWLMREAARRGCTRFVSTAWSPPAWMKTNNSVIQGGELRPDKYQAFAEYLAHYVRGYQEHHQIEIYAISPANEPDLTTDYSSCRWTGLQLRDFIKNHLTPTLKREGINVKVMIPETMNFTESYALATLDDPEACKGVDIIAAHAYDFMALPFPVAKSHQKAIWQTEVSNIGYNDGSIDDGLKYAKLLHDHLTITEVNAWLFWWLAAYKPGEALIHLDPAFQTFTTFKRLYTIGNYSRFVRPGDVRLGTDSNPAPNIFVTAFKDKESDRFALVAINNGERERTVQFVLKGFPATKGVIPYRTSETEDLTKLTPLPVANGVFTAALKAKSVTTFIPDTHELPGVLSIREIFSPIAAGTFSDQAGIKLETTPAGENIIVLNDPKAYVAYQNFNFGLGTATCELKVAFTGRGKLELKLHSPDLGLPLARYSVLDEATASQSAWQIISLPTEQVRGVNDFYLVFTPWDEGAACRVAWLEFKAPAKLPSGQIKVQMENELENLNTNQIKTRFTIVNNGRVPVNLATVQVRYYYTRDTAGPQEFSYTGGSLPAAVVKGRLVPMPAITPDADYYLEIGFTEEAGSLEPEAQIELGVVISCQDGVYRQENDYSFQPNPEGMVDWPAVTGYVNERLCWGGEPSLLVNPGFETGTLEGWFNFGGPSKITVTAETAHTGTYCALITNRTDSWQGIAQDLSAIMKPGRTYEINAWIKLKNKMHDAGRVSIKRTDDRGDNYTWVGSETVNDEEWTLVSGQYELQVDGILKTLELYTEGPGSGVEYYVDNVVIREVRANAEDE; this is encoded by the coding sequence ATGAAATTAAGAATGATGAAGAAAACATGTTTTCCTGTGCTCATGTTTTTTCTCTTCATGATCTTGATCTTGGCCGGCAGTAGTTGGGCAGCGCTCCCCACCTGTACGGTAGATTGGCAGGATGAAAAACAGGAGATCGAAGGTTTTGGGGGATCCGGTGCTTTTCATCAAGCCGCCAATTTATGGTCCTATCCGGAAAGGGACCGGGAGCTCATTCTGGATCTGCTTTTTTCGCAGGAGAAAGGGATTGGCCTCAGCATTGTGCGGAACATCATCGGTGACGGGGGTGATTGGGGTGAGGAGATTGATGGCCCGACCCCAAGTATCCAGCCGGTGGAAGGGGTCTGGAACTGGTCCGGGGATGAGGACCAAATCTGGCTGATGAGAGAGGCGGCGCGGCGCGGATGCACCAGATTTGTCAGTACGGCCTGGAGCCCGCCCGCTTGGATGAAAACGAATAACAGTGTTATTCAAGGCGGCGAGTTGCGACCGGATAAATATCAAGCTTTTGCCGAATACTTAGCCCATTACGTCCGGGGATATCAGGAGCATCATCAGATCGAAATTTATGCCATTTCCCCCGCCAATGAGCCGGATTTAACCACGGACTACTCTTCTTGCCGCTGGACTGGTCTGCAACTGAGAGACTTCATCAAGAATCATCTAACTCCCACCTTAAAGCGGGAAGGGATCAATGTTAAAGTGATGATCCCGGAGACCATGAATTTTACGGAAAGCTACGCCTTGGCCACGCTGGACGATCCCGAAGCTTGTAAAGGAGTGGATATCATTGCCGCCCACGCCTATGATTTTATGGCCCTTCCTTTTCCGGTAGCCAAAAGCCACCAGAAGGCTATCTGGCAGACAGAAGTCTCGAATATCGGGTATAATGATGGTTCAATTGATGATGGACTAAAGTACGCGAAGTTGCTCCACGATCATCTTACCATAACGGAAGTCAATGCCTGGTTGTTTTGGTGGTTGGCGGCGTATAAACCGGGGGAAGCATTAATTCACCTGGATCCGGCCTTTCAAACCTTTACCACCTTTAAACGGCTTTATACCATAGGCAACTACAGCCGTTTTGTCCGGCCCGGTGATGTACGGCTCGGTACAGATAGTAATCCGGCACCCAATATCTTTGTGACTGCATTTAAAGATAAAGAAAGCGACCGGTTCGCCCTGGTTGCGATCAACAATGGGGAACGGGAGCGGACGGTTCAGTTTGTTTTAAAAGGCTTCCCCGCGACCAAAGGAGTGATCCCCTACCGGACTTCGGAGACGGAAGATCTGACAAAACTCACACCGCTCCCTGTCGCCAATGGCGTCTTTACAGCGGCGTTAAAAGCGAAAAGCGTCACCACTTTTATTCCAGACACCCATGAGTTGCCGGGTGTGTTAAGCATCCGGGAGATTTTCTCCCCGATTGCGGCGGGAACCTTTAGCGACCAGGCCGGAATAAAGCTGGAGACAACTCCCGCTGGCGAAAACATTATTGTTCTAAACGACCCGAAGGCTTATGTGGCTTATCAGAATTTCAACTTTGGCCTGGGGACGGCCACTTGCGAACTGAAGGTGGCGTTCACTGGCCGGGGTAAGTTGGAGTTAAAGTTACACAGCCCGGATTTGGGCTTGCCGCTGGCCAGGTACTCGGTGTTGGATGAAGCCACCGCCAGTCAAAGTGCTTGGCAAATCATCTCCCTCCCGACCGAACAGGTGCGCGGGGTAAATGATTTTTATTTGGTGTTTACCCCCTGGGATGAAGGGGCCGCTTGTCGGGTGGCCTGGTTGGAGTTTAAAGCTCCGGCAAAGCTACCGTCTGGTCAAATCAAGGTACAAATGGAGAATGAACTCGAAAATTTGAATACGAACCAGATAAAGACGCGTTTCACAATCGTAAACAACGGCCGCGTCCCTGTAAATCTGGCTACGGTTCAGGTCCGTTATTATTACACCCGGGATACCGCTGGACCACAGGAATTCAGCTACACCGGCGGTTCCCTCCCCGCTGCGGTGGTGAAGGGTCGCTTGGTCCCGATGCCGGCGATAACACCGGATGCCGATTATTACTTGGAAATAGGCTTTACGGAGGAAGCCGGAAGCCTGGAGCCGGAGGCGCAAATCGAACTCGGGGTTGTAATCTCCTGTCAGGATGGGGTCTACCGGCAAGAAAATGATTATTCGTTCCAGCCGAATCCGGAGGGGATGGTTGACTGGCCAGCGGTTACGGGATACGTTAATGAACGCCTTTGCTGGGGAGGCGAACCTTCCCTCCTGGTTAACCCGGGATTTGAAACCGGAACACTGGAGGGGTGGTTTAATTTCGGCGGGCCAAGTAAGATAACCGTTACCGCTGAGACCGCCCATACCGGAACCTACTGCGCCCTGATTACCAACCGGACGGATAGTTGGCAGGGAATCGCCCAAGACCTAAGCGCCATTATGAAGCCGGGCCGGACCTATGAGATTAACGCCTGGATCAAACTGAAGAACAAGATGCACGACGCGGGACGGGTCAGCATCAAACGGACCGATGACCGTGGTGATAACTATACATGGGTCGGTTCGGAGACGGTGAATGATGAGGAGTGGACCTTGGTTAGTGGCCAGTACGAACTGCAAGTTGACGGGATCTTAAAAACCCTTGAGTTATACACGGAAGGGCCCGGGTCCGGCGTCGAATATTATGTGGATAATGTGGTGATCAGGGAAGTAAGGGCTAACGCTGAGGATGAATAA
- a CDS encoding 23S rRNA (pseudouridine(1915)-N(3))-methyltransferase RlmH yields MLHLTIVAVGKIKEDYLRQGIAEYQKRLTAYTKLKIVEVPDSPLGRAPGEAQKEEGKRIQAVLKPRSFVAVCDPRGRKLTSEGFARWLAARESGGQEVYLVIGGASGLAPEVTALADDRLSFSDLTFPHQLFRLVLLEQIYRGFKILRGEPYHL; encoded by the coding sequence ATGTTACATCTGACGATTGTGGCGGTGGGCAAAATCAAAGAAGATTATCTGCGGCAAGGGATTGCCGAATACCAAAAAAGGCTTACCGCTTACACCAAACTGAAGATCGTCGAGGTTCCCGATTCCCCGTTGGGCCGCGCCCCGGGTGAGGCCCAAAAGGAAGAAGGAAAAAGGATCCAGGCCGTCTTGAAACCCCGTTCCTTTGTGGCCGTTTGTGATCCGCGGGGAAGGAAATTAACTTCCGAAGGGTTTGCCCGGTGGTTGGCGGCCCGGGAAAGCGGCGGCCAGGAAGTATACCTGGTGATTGGGGGCGCCTCGGGACTGGCGCCGGAGGTGACGGCCCTGGCCGATGACCGCCTTTCCTTCTCCGATCTGACCTTTCCCCATCAGCTTTTCCGGTTGGTTTTGTTGGAACAGATCTACCGCGGATTTAAGATCCTGCGGGGCGAACCTTATCATTTGTAA
- the gyrA gene encoding DNA gyrase subunit A, whose product MAEVRDGKIVPIKIEQEMKRSYLSYAMSVIVGRALPDVRDGLKPVHRRILYGMYESGTTPDKPYKKSARIVGDVMGRYHPHGDAAIYDSIVRMAQDFSYRIPLVDGHGNFGSVDGDPPAAMRYTEIRLSPLAVEMLTDIEKKTVDFVPNFDGSLEEPVVLPSRFPNLLVNGAAGIAVGMATNIPPHNLGEVIDGAVMLIDDPEADTEALMKVVKGPDFPTGGIILGRDGIREAYLTGRGSIKVRAKTGIETLSNGKSQIVVTELPYQVNKARLIERIAELVRNKEIEGITDLRDESDRSGMRIVIELKRDTNPNVLLNQLYKHTQLQDTFGVIMLVLVDNEPRVLGLRDLLRYYLEHQKEIITRRTRFDLEKAEARAHIVEGLRIALDHIDAVIQVIRSSRTVEIARERLMANFGLSERQAQAILDMRLQSLTGLQREKLEEEYAELQKTIAYYRELLADPAKIMGVVKEELLAIKEKYADPRRTEIAASEEDISIEDLIADEDIVVTITHSGYIKRLPVSTYKSQRRGGKGITAINTKEEDFVEHLFITSTHDHVLFFTNQGRVYQLRGFDIPEASRQARGIAVVNLIPLNPGEKINTYIPVQDFREDLFLLMCTRNGVVKKTALSQYANNRRSGLIGITLDEGDELIGVRRTDGEREIVIFTRHGQALCFSETEIRPMGRIARGVKGINLRPGDQVVGMDVIRENAELLVITEHGYGKRTPFGQYRIQARGGIGIKTLNRTAKTGDVIGGGVVYPEHELMLINASGLVIRVNVSDISSMGRNTQGVKLMQLEGDDRIVAVARVVSRQEEGEDGE is encoded by the coding sequence TTGGCAGAAGTTAGGGATGGGAAGATTGTTCCGATCAAAATTGAGCAAGAGATGAAACGCTCCTATTTGAGTTATGCGATGAGCGTGATTGTCGGCCGGGCGCTGCCGGATGTCCGTGATGGACTAAAACCGGTTCACCGGCGGATTCTTTACGGGATGTACGAATCGGGGACTACGCCCGATAAACCGTATAAAAAATCCGCGCGTATTGTCGGTGATGTGATGGGGCGCTACCATCCCCACGGCGACGCGGCGATCTATGATTCCATCGTCCGGATGGCGCAGGACTTTTCGTACCGGATTCCTTTGGTGGACGGCCACGGGAACTTTGGTTCGGTCGACGGCGATCCCCCGGCGGCCATGCGTTACACCGAGATTCGCCTGTCACCGCTGGCCGTTGAGATGTTGACGGATATTGAAAAGAAGACGGTCGATTTTGTCCCCAATTTTGACGGGAGCTTGGAAGAACCGGTGGTGCTGCCCAGCCGTTTCCCGAACCTACTGGTGAACGGGGCGGCCGGGATCGCGGTTGGGATGGCAACCAATATTCCCCCTCATAATTTGGGTGAAGTGATCGACGGGGCGGTTATGTTGATCGATGATCCGGAAGCGGATACGGAAGCCCTGATGAAAGTGGTTAAAGGGCCGGATTTTCCGACCGGTGGTATAATTCTGGGCCGGGATGGGATTCGCGAGGCCTACCTCACCGGACGGGGCAGTATTAAGGTACGGGCGAAAACCGGAATCGAAACCCTGAGTAATGGGAAGAGCCAAATTGTCGTTACCGAACTCCCCTATCAGGTGAATAAAGCCCGGTTAATCGAGCGGATTGCCGAATTGGTGCGGAACAAGGAGATCGAAGGGATTACCGATCTCCGGGATGAGTCCGATCGTTCCGGGATGCGCATCGTCATTGAACTGAAGCGGGATACCAATCCCAATGTCCTCTTGAACCAGCTGTATAAGCACACCCAGCTCCAAGATACCTTCGGTGTCATCATGCTGGTTTTGGTCGATAACGAGCCGCGGGTTTTGGGACTACGGGATTTACTCCGTTACTACCTTGAACACCAGAAAGAGATTATTACCCGCCGGACCCGGTTTGATCTGGAAAAGGCCGAAGCGCGGGCTCACATTGTTGAAGGACTAAGGATTGCCTTAGACCACATTGATGCCGTAATTCAGGTGATCCGTTCTTCCCGGACGGTTGAGATCGCCCGGGAAAGGTTAATGGCCAATTTTGGGTTGTCGGAACGACAGGCCCAGGCTATTTTGGACATGCGTCTCCAGAGTTTAACCGGCCTGCAACGGGAAAAACTGGAAGAAGAATACGCCGAACTCCAGAAGACCATCGCCTACTACCGGGAACTGCTGGCGGATCCGGCCAAGATCATGGGGGTTGTTAAAGAGGAACTCTTGGCCATCAAAGAGAAATATGCCGATCCGCGGCGGACCGAGATTGCCGCGAGTGAAGAGGATATCTCAATTGAGGATCTGATCGCCGATGAAGATATCGTGGTGACGATCACCCACAGCGGCTACATCAAACGGCTCCCGGTGTCCACGTACAAGAGTCAACGGCGTGGCGGAAAAGGGATCACCGCGATCAACACCAAAGAAGAGGATTTTGTCGAACATCTCTTTATTACTTCCACCCACGACCATGTGTTGTTCTTCACGAACCAAGGACGGGTCTACCAGCTCCGTGGTTTTGATATTCCGGAGGCTTCGCGCCAGGCCCGGGGAATTGCCGTTGTGAACCTGATTCCGCTAAACCCAGGGGAAAAGATCAATACCTATATCCCGGTGCAAGACTTCCGCGAGGATCTTTTCCTGCTGATGTGTACGCGGAATGGGGTTGTCAAGAAGACAGCCCTCTCCCAGTATGCCAATAACCGGCGGAGCGGCCTAATCGGGATCACCCTGGATGAAGGGGATGAACTGATCGGGGTGCGGCGGACCGACGGGGAACGGGAAATTGTTATTTTCACCCGGCACGGGCAAGCCCTCTGCTTTTCCGAAACCGAAATTAGACCGATGGGCCGGATTGCCCGTGGCGTGAAGGGGATTAACCTGCGGCCGGGTGATCAAGTGGTCGGTATGGATGTGATCCGGGAGAACGCGGAACTTTTGGTTATTACCGAGCATGGTTACGGCAAAAGGACACCCTTCGGTCAATACCGGATCCAAGCCCGGGGCGGAATCGGCATCAAAACGCTGAACCGGACGGCGAAAACGGGCGATGTGATCGGGGGCGGCGTGGTCTATCCGGAACATGAATTAATGTTGATTAACGCCAGCGGGTTGGTGATCCGGGTTAACGTCAGCGATATCTCCTCCATGGGCCGGAATACGCAAGGAGTTAAACTTATGCAACTAGAGGGGGACGACCGGATTGTTGCCGTGGCCCGGGTCGTCAGTAGACAGGAAGAGGGCGAGGACGGTGAATAG
- a CDS encoding DUF721 domain-containing protein codes for MRGFIQNWSPKAHVQTGLAYYYWPQVIGDSLKDKIEVSQVKNGILWVKTPDPALAHNLTFFKKEIMTKYQRLLGENFIRNVRITVGAVTSGFDHKTTAQTRKEPVRAHDLPLPAAIEGIEDPALKQAFSRFYCAHQARK; via the coding sequence GTGCGGGGATTTATCCAGAACTGGTCCCCCAAAGCCCACGTCCAAACAGGACTGGCCTATTATTACTGGCCGCAAGTCATTGGTGATTCCTTAAAGGACAAAATAGAGGTGAGTCAGGTAAAAAACGGGATCCTGTGGGTGAAAACCCCCGATCCGGCCCTCGCCCATAATTTAACCTTCTTTAAAAAAGAGATTATGACGAAATATCAACGTCTTTTAGGTGAAAATTTCATCCGTAACGTCCGGATTACCGTTGGTGCGGTAACTTCGGGTTTTGATCATAAAACGACCGCGCAAACGAGGAAGGAGCCGGTCCGGGCGCATGATCTTCCCTTACCCGCAGCAATTGAAGGGATCGAAGATCCCGCTTTGAAGCAGGCTTTTAGCCGTTTTTACTGCGCGCACCAGGCACGGAAATGA
- the remB gene encoding extracellular matrix regulator RemB, producing MFLHLGGNQIISINEIVIVENLEKMTFTSLQEWLQQRKKTGREIVDIGEGKPKSAVYTDQKIILSPISAYTLKKRSEQIPN from the coding sequence ATGTTTTTACATTTGGGTGGAAATCAGATTATCAGTATCAATGAGATTGTCATCGTGGAAAATCTAGAAAAAATGACGTTCACCTCACTCCAAGAATGGCTGCAGCAGAGGAAGAAAACAGGCCGGGAGATCGTGGATATTGGAGAGGGAAAACCAAAATCGGCGGTTTACACTGACCAAAAAATTATCTTGTCGCCCATCTCCGCTTACACCCTGAAGAAGCGGTCAGAACAAATCCCCAATTAA
- a CDS encoding glycoside hydrolase family 73 protein codes for MTPEEFVATLKPYAKTIHAVFGIHWRVILAQAALETGWLRKPVTDLETGRNSFNLFNIKGEGPAGTVKAYDIQYINGRPVRRVFNFRAYHNYEESFEDYARLITENPRYQQAMAVAEDPEAFAWRIQQAGYAEDPRYAQKLIQIMRKYIPDEEEPID; via the coding sequence ATGACTCCGGAAGAATTTGTTGCGACGTTAAAACCTTACGCGAAAACGATCCATGCGGTTTTCGGCATCCACTGGCGGGTGATCCTTGCCCAGGCGGCCCTGGAGACCGGGTGGCTAAGAAAACCCGTGACCGACCTGGAAACCGGCCGGAACTCTTTCAACCTTTTTAACATTAAAGGAGAAGGTCCGGCCGGGACCGTCAAGGCCTACGACATACAGTATATCAACGGACGACCGGTCAGAAGGGTCTTTAATTTCCGGGCTTACCACAATTACGAAGAATCTTTCGAAGATTATGCCCGGTTAATAACGGAGAATCCCCGTTACCAACAGGCAATGGCCGTGGCGGAAGATCCGGAGGCTTTTGCCTGGCGGATCCAACAGGCCGGCTATGCGGAAGATCCGCGTTACGCCCAGAAGTTAATCCAAATCATGCGGAAATATATTCCCGATGAGGAGGAACCCATCGACTAG
- a CDS encoding S1C family serine protease, translating into MSTHYRRGGPSSRTSLFTLFLIASFMGGFLVLLAVRFTGLGQALVAQPPVQQEATPAKESPPVQLTDYEKATIDVVDKVGPSVVMITTTSLVEVKDFFFGLVGYQPVQGLGSGVIFRKDGHILTNYHVIAKAEEILVVLNDGREFPAKLVGADPDNDLAVLKIEGDNYPVAKFGRSADLRVGQMAIAIGNPIGEGLKNTVTVGVISAVNRSIATGEKTALRDLIQTDASINPGNSGGPLLNSKGEVIGINTAIIEEAQGIGFAIPIDKAREIADLIIKGELRRPGAIGISYVPFDENNKRFLEQRLRVKLPVDQGFLITRVYPGPAAKAGLKAGDVIVAINGEAIKEGANFAGLDLKVGDRVTMELYRGNRRFKVEITAEPLE; encoded by the coding sequence ATGTCAACGCATTACCGAAGAGGAGGTCCTTCCTCCCGCACCAGTCTGTTTACCTTGTTTTTGATCGCTTCTTTTATGGGCGGTTTCCTGGTTCTGCTTGCCGTCCGCTTTACCGGATTGGGTCAGGCGTTGGTTGCCCAACCGCCGGTCCAACAAGAGGCAACGCCCGCGAAAGAGAGTCCTCCGGTCCAGCTCACCGACTATGAAAAAGCCACCATTGACGTGGTGGATAAGGTCGGCCCCAGTGTGGTGATGATCACCACCACCAGCCTGGTGGAGGTGAAAGATTTCTTCTTTGGCTTGGTCGGTTACCAGCCGGTTCAGGGCTTAGGTTCCGGGGTGATCTTCCGCAAGGATGGGCATATTCTGACGAATTATCATGTTATTGCGAAGGCCGAGGAGATTTTGGTTGTTTTGAATGACGGGCGCGAATTTCCGGCCAAACTCGTCGGGGCTGATCCCGATAATGATCTGGCGGTGCTCAAGATCGAAGGGGACAACTACCCGGTGGCCAAATTTGGCCGCTCGGCCGATCTCCGCGTCGGCCAAATGGCGATTGCCATCGGCAACCCCATCGGTGAAGGGTTGAAGAATACAGTGACGGTCGGCGTGATTAGTGCGGTGAACCGGAGTATTGCCACCGGGGAAAAAACCGCTTTGCGTGATTTAATCCAGACGGACGCTTCCATTAACCCTGGGAACTCGGGCGGCCCGTTGCTGAACAGTAAAGGCGAGGTCATCGGGATCAACACCGCCATTATCGAAGAGGCCCAGGGGATTGGCTTTGCGATTCCCATCGATAAAGCCCGGGAGATTGCTGATCTAATCATCAAGGGCGAACTGCGTCGTCCCGGAGCGATTGGTATCAGCTATGTGCCGTTCGATGAGAACAACAAGCGCTTTCTTGAACAGCGCCTGCGGGTCAAGCTTCCCGTGGACCAAGGCTTCCTGATTACGCGGGTCTACCCCGGTCCGGCGGCAAAAGCGGGATTGAAAGCCGGCGATGTCATCGTGGCCATCAACGGCGAAGCCATTAAGGAAGGTGCGAACTTTGCCGGTTTGGATCTGAAAGTTGGGGACCGGGTTACCATGGAGCTTTACCGGGGCAACCGCCGGTTTAAAGTAGAGATTACGGCGGAACCGTTGGAGTAG
- the gyrB gene encoding DNA topoisomerase (ATP-hydrolyzing) subunit B yields MLVSKQKANGYNAEQIQILEGLEAVRRRPSMYIGSTGPRGLHHLVYEVVDNSIDEALAGYCDQIDVVIRRDGAISVADNGTGIPVDIHPKEKISALEVVMTKLHAGGKFEGGHYQVSGGLHGVGVSVVNALSLWLEAEVQRDGKIYYQRYERGKPQTEVKVIGETSSTGTKVTFKPDPEIFESCEFDLDTLVHRLRELAFLTRGLKITIKDERVDKELTFHYDGGIVSFVQALNRTKTPLFDEVIYVEKQVDNSIVEVALQYNDGYVENVYTFANNINTVEGGTHLSGFRSALTRSINDYGRKYNLIKENENNLSGEDVREGLTAVISVKLRFPQFEGQTKTKLGNSEMKGIVESVVYEGISEFLEQNPAVARKIVEKCLMASRAREAARKARELTRRKSALEISSLPGKLADCSFKEAELCELYLVEGDSAGGSAKQARDRRFQAILPLRGKILNVEKARIDRILNNEEIKAMITAIGGGVGDDFDLSKIRYHKIITMTDADVDGAHIRTLLLTFFYRYMTPLIENGHVYIGMPPLYLVKKGKKQQYCYSEQELEAFLEANGRQGVTIQRYKGLGEMNAEQLAETTMNPESRTLLRVTLEDAMAADEIFSTLMGDKVEPRRDFIQAHAREVVDLDI; encoded by the coding sequence ATGTTGGTGAGCAAGCAGAAAGCAAACGGTTACAACGCAGAACAGATTCAAATTCTGGAGGGATTAGAGGCTGTAAGAAGACGGCCTAGTATGTATATTGGGAGTACCGGCCCCCGGGGCCTTCATCACCTGGTGTACGAAGTGGTGGACAATAGTATCGATGAAGCTTTGGCCGGTTATTGTGATCAGATCGACGTTGTGATCCGGCGGGATGGTGCCATTTCTGTTGCCGATAATGGTACGGGGATCCCGGTGGACATCCACCCGAAGGAGAAAATTTCCGCTTTGGAAGTGGTTATGACCAAACTTCACGCCGGCGGTAAATTCGAGGGCGGCCATTATCAAGTCTCCGGCGGGCTCCACGGTGTTGGGGTTTCGGTGGTGAATGCGCTTTCCCTTTGGTTGGAAGCGGAAGTCCAGCGGGACGGGAAGATCTATTATCAGAGGTACGAACGGGGTAAGCCCCAGACCGAAGTCAAGGTGATCGGAGAAACCTCCTCCACCGGAACCAAGGTGACCTTCAAACCAGACCCCGAGATCTTTGAGAGTTGTGAATTTGATTTAGATACCTTGGTTCACCGCCTCCGGGAATTGGCCTTTCTCACCCGGGGATTAAAGATCACCATTAAAGATGAGCGGGTTGACAAAGAGCTTACTTTCCACTACGACGGGGGGATCGTCTCCTTTGTCCAAGCCTTAAACCGGACGAAAACCCCGCTTTTTGACGAAGTGATCTACGTTGAAAAACAGGTCGACAACAGCATAGTCGAAGTGGCGCTCCAGTATAACGACGGCTATGTTGAGAATGTCTATACTTTCGCCAATAACATAAATACCGTGGAAGGGGGAACCCATCTTTCCGGTTTCCGTTCGGCCTTGACCAGATCGATCAATGATTATGGACGGAAGTACAATCTGATCAAAGAAAACGAGAATAACTTATCCGGTGAAGACGTACGCGAAGGCTTAACGGCCGTGATCAGTGTCAAACTGCGTTTCCCCCAGTTTGAAGGCCAAACCAAGACGAAACTGGGCAACAGTGAAATGAAGGGTATTGTGGAGTCGGTCGTCTACGAAGGGATCTCTGAGTTTTTAGAACAGAACCCGGCGGTTGCCCGTAAGATTGTGGAAAAATGTCTGATGGCAAGCCGGGCGCGGGAGGCGGCCCGGAAAGCCCGCGAGTTGACCCGGCGCAAAAGTGCCCTCGAGATCTCTTCCCTCCCCGGGAAACTGGCGGATTGCAGTTTTAAAGAGGCGGAGTTGTGCGAGTTGTATCTGGTGGAAGGTGATTCGGCGGGCGGTTCGGCCAAACAAGCCCGGGATCGCAGATTTCAGGCTATTCTGCCTTTGCGGGGCAAGATCTTGAATGTGGAGAAAGCGCGGATCGACCGGATTTTAAACAACGAAGAGATTAAGGCGATGATTACCGCCATCGGCGGGGGGGTCGGCGATGATTTCGATCTTTCGAAGATTCGTTACCATAAAATTATTACCATGACGGATGCCGACGTTGACGGTGCTCATATCCGGACTTTGCTGTTAACTTTCTTTTACCGCTATATGACGCCCTTGATTGAAAACGGCCATGTCTATATTGGGATGCCTCCCTTATATTTGGTGAAGAAAGGAAAAAAACAGCAATACTGCTACTCCGAACAGGAACTGGAGGCTTTCTTGGAGGCCAACGGCCGGCAGGGCGTCACGATTCAACGGTATAAGGGACTGGGCGAGATGAACGCCGAACAGTTGGCGGAGACCACCATGAATCCGGAGAGCCGCACGCTGTTGCGGGTAACTTTAGAAGATGCAATGGCGGCTGATGAGATCTTCTCCACCTTGATGGGGGATAAGGTCGAACCCAGACGGGATTTTATCCAAGCCCACGCCCGTGAAGTGGTGGATTTAGACATCTAA